Genomic window (Leptotrichia sp. oral taxon 212):
TCCTGATACAAGAACAGGCTTTTTATAATCTCCCAGCTTATAAAGTGCTCCAAAGCTTCCAATTTCATTCATAACATTTGCACTGTATGTACTTTTTACCTTATCTTTTATTTTTTCTACTGTTCTATATCCTTCTTCCTTATCTACTCCTGAATCTTTATAAGAAATCGTCATTTTTTTCCTCCCTGCATACTTTTTTTAACTTTATTGAAATTATTTATCATCTTTCTTAAAACAATCCATGTAAAAGTCATCTCTTCCAAATATCTTTCTTAAATTTTCATAAGATAGATATCCCAGTGTTGTTGCTCCAATTTTATCCCTGATTTCATCCAGAGTCAAGTAATTTCCAATTAGATGTGCCTCAGGATTTACATTCACTCCGAAAAAATCTTCCTTAATAACTATAGGGGATGCTGCCCTGAAATGTACTTCTTTTGCTCCTGCTTCATATAGCATTTTTACTAATTTTTTTGATGTAGTTCCACGTACGATTGAATCATCTACAACTACCACTCTTTTCCCATCCAGCAGGCTTTTTATCGGATTCAATTTTACTTTTACTGCCTGTTCCCTGAGTTCCTGTATTGGAGTGATAAATGTTCTTCCAATATACTTATTTTTTACTAAAGCCGGTCTATATGGAATTCCGCTTTCCTGTGCATATCCTATGGCTGCAGGAACTCCTGAATCAGGAACTCCTATAACAATATCCGCCTCTATAGGATTTTGTCTATACAGATATTTCCCTGTTTCATGTCTAAACCCATAAACATCTATTCCATCTATTACACTGTCAGGTCTTGCAAAATAAATATATTCAAATGCACTTACCTGCTTTTTCTCCTTGTTGTTATATTTTATTGATTCAATTCCTTTTTCATCGATTATTACAATTTCTCCAGGTTCTATTTCCCTTATAAATTCCGCTCCCATTGCATCCAGTGCACAGGTTTCTGATGCCAGCACTAGGATCTCTTTACCTATTTTTCCAAGGGAAAGAGGTCTCAATCCTCTAGGATCTCTCACTCCCACAAGTTTATCATTCAGGATCATTGCAAGGGCAAATCCGCCTTTAAGTTTATTCACTGTATTTAAGGCACATTCTTTTACTCCATGCACTGCATTCTTACCAATCAGTTTTAAAATAACTTCCGTATCAATTGATGTATGGAAAAGATCACCTTCTCCAAGTAGTTCCTGTTTCAATTCCTTATAATTACTCAAATCCCCATTATGTACAATAGAAACTTTTCCCAATGAAGTTTCCCCTTCCAG
Coding sequences:
- the purF gene encoding amidophosphoribosyltransferase — protein: MGILAIHSKEVRKDLGGLAYYGMFALQHRGQQSAGFTICDTVTENKVRHRTIKKPGLVADVFSLEDLNSYIGNILIGHVRYGREGYSSMRNCQPLEGETSLGKVSIVHNGDLSNYKELKQELLGEGDLFHTSIDTEVILKLIGKNAVHGVKECALNTVNKLKGGFALAMILNDKLVGVRDPRGLRPLSLGKIGKEILVLASETCALDAMGAEFIREIEPGEIVIIDEKGIESIKYNNKEKKQVSAFEYIYFARPDSVIDGIDVYGFRHETGKYLYRQNPIEADIVIGVPDSGVPAAIGYAQESGIPYRPALVKNKYIGRTFITPIQELREQAVKVKLNPIKSLLDGKRVVVVDDSIVRGTTSKKLVKMLYEAGAKEVHFRAASPIVIKEDFFGVNVNPEAHLIGNYLTLDEIRDKIGATTLGYLSYENLRKIFGRDDFYMDCFKKDDK